From Macaca fascicularis isolate 582-1 chromosome 14, T2T-MFA8v1.1, a single genomic window includes:
- the CABP4 gene encoding calcium-binding protein 4 isoform X4, whose amino-acid sequence MYGPLLNRVFGKDRELGPEELDELQAAFEEFDTDRDGYISHRELGDCMRTLGYMPTEMELLEVSQHIKMRMGGRVDFEEFVELIGPKLREETAHMLGVRELRIAFREFDRDRDGRITVAELREAVPALLGEPLAGPELDEMLREVDLNGDGTVDFDEFVMMLSRH is encoded by the exons ATGTACGGGCCCCTGCTCAATCGAGTCTTCGGGAAG GACCGCGAGCTGGGCCCCGAGGAGCTAGACG AACTTCAGGCCGCCTTTGAGGAGTTTGACACTGACCGTGACGGCTACATCAGCCACCGGGAACTGGGTGACTGCATGCGGACCCTGGGCTACATGCCCACCGAGATGGAGCTCCTGGAGGTCTCGCAGCACATCAAGATGCGCA TGGGTGGCCGTGTGGACTTTGAGGAGTTTGTAGAACTGATAGGCCCAAAGCTGAGGGAGGAGACGGCGCATATGCTGGGGGTGCGAGAGCTGCGCATCGCCTTCCGAGAG TTTGACAGGGACAGGGATGGACGAATTACGGTAGCGGAGCTGCGGGAGGCTGTACCGGCTCTGCTCGGGGAGCCGCTGGCGGGTCCTGAGCTGGACGAGATGCTCCGAGAAGTGGACCTCAATGGGGATGGCACCGTAGACTTTGATG AGTTTGTGATGATGCTTTCCCGCCACTGA
- the CABP4 gene encoding calcium-binding protein 4 isoform X2: MATEQARGQHGPDPATGPQKPPAGVVTPKSDAEEPPLTRKRSKKERGLRGSRKRTGSSGEQSGPEAPGSSNNPPRTGEGPVGAPPASPGPASSRQSHRHRPDSRHDAAQRMYGPLLNRVFGKDRELGPEELDELQAAFEEFDTDRDGYISHRELGDCMRTLGYMPTEMELLEVSQHIKMRMGGRVDFEEFVELIGPKLREETAHMLGVRELRIAFREFDRDRDGRITVAELREAVPALLGEPLAGPELDEMLREVDLNGDGTVDFDEFVMMLSRH; the protein is encoded by the exons ATGGCCACAGAGCAGGCAAGGGGGCAGCACGGCCCAGACCCGGCCACTGGCCCTCAGAAGCCCCCTGCAGGGGTTGTGACTCCCAAGAGTGATGCAGAGGAGCCCCCGCTGACCAGGAAGAGGAGCAAGAAGGAGAGGGGGCTCCGAGGGTCTCGAAAGCGCACTGGCAGCTCTGGGGAGCAGTCAGGCCCCGAGGCCCCAGGGAGCAGCAATAACCCTCCGAGGACTGGAGAGGGCCCAGTGGGGGCACCCCCTGCATCCCCTGGGCCGGCCTCTTCTCGCCAGTCCCACCGACATCGTCCTGACTCCCGGCATGACGCTGCTCAGAGGATGTACGGGCCCCTGCTCAATCGAGTCTTCGGGAAG GACCGCGAGCTGGGCCCCGAGGAGCTAGACG AACTTCAGGCCGCCTTTGAGGAGTTTGACACTGACCGTGACGGCTACATCAGCCACCGGGAACTGGGTGACTGCATGCGGACCCTGGGCTACATGCCCACCGAGATGGAGCTCCTGGAGGTCTCGCAGCACATCAAGATGCGCA TGGGTGGCCGTGTGGACTTTGAGGAGTTTGTAGAACTGATAGGCCCAAAGCTGAGGGAGGAGACGGCGCATATGCTGGGGGTGCGAGAGCTGCGCATCGCCTTCCGAGAG TTTGACAGGGACAGGGATGGACGAATTACGGTAGCGGAGCTGCGGGAGGCTGTACCGGCTCTGCTCGGGGAGCCGCTGGCGGGTCCTGAGCTGGACGAGATGCTCCGAGAAGTGGACCTCAATGGGGATGGCACCGTAGACTTTGATG AGTTTGTGATGATGCTTTCCCGCCACTGA
- the CABP4 gene encoding calcium-binding protein 4 isoform X3, with amino-acid sequence MYGPLLNRVFGKDRELGPEELDELQAAFEEFDTDRDGYISHRELGDCMRTLGYMPTEMELLEVSQHIKMRMGGRVDFEEFVELIGPKLREETAHMLGVRELRIAFREFDRDRDGRITVAELREAVPALLGEPLAGPELDEMLREVDLNGDGTVDFDGESPSQKTLPSFQGPG; translated from the exons ATGTACGGGCCCCTGCTCAATCGAGTCTTCGGGAAG GACCGCGAGCTGGGCCCCGAGGAGCTAGACG AACTTCAGGCCGCCTTTGAGGAGTTTGACACTGACCGTGACGGCTACATCAGCCACCGGGAACTGGGTGACTGCATGCGGACCCTGGGCTACATGCCCACCGAGATGGAGCTCCTGGAGGTCTCGCAGCACATCAAGATGCGCA TGGGTGGCCGTGTGGACTTTGAGGAGTTTGTAGAACTGATAGGCCCAAAGCTGAGGGAGGAGACGGCGCATATGCTGGGGGTGCGAGAGCTGCGCATCGCCTTCCGAGAG TTTGACAGGGACAGGGATGGACGAATTACGGTAGCGGAGCTGCGGGAGGCTGTACCGGCTCTGCTCGGGGAGCCGCTGGCGGGTCCTGAGCTGGACGAGATGCTCCGAGAAGTGGACCTCAATGGGGATGGCACCGTAGACTTTGATGGTGAGTCTCCTTCCCAGAAAACCCTCCCGTCCTTCCAGGGCCCAGGCTGA
- the CABP4 gene encoding calcium-binding protein 4 isoform X1, which yields MATEQARGQHGPDPATGPQKPPAGVVTPKSDAEEPPLTRKRSKKERGLRGSRKRTGSSGEQSGPEAPGSSNNPPRTGEGPVGAPPASPGPASSRQSHRHRPDSRHDAAQRMYGPLLNRVFGKDRELGPEELDELQAAFEEFDTDRDGYISHRELGDCMRTLGYMPTEMELLEVSQHIKMRMGGRVDFEEFVELIGPKLREETAHMLGVRELRIAFREFDRDRDGRITVAELREAVPALLGEPLAGPELDEMLREVDLNGDGTVDFDGESPSQKTLPSFQGPG from the exons ATGGCCACAGAGCAGGCAAGGGGGCAGCACGGCCCAGACCCGGCCACTGGCCCTCAGAAGCCCCCTGCAGGGGTTGTGACTCCCAAGAGTGATGCAGAGGAGCCCCCGCTGACCAGGAAGAGGAGCAAGAAGGAGAGGGGGCTCCGAGGGTCTCGAAAGCGCACTGGCAGCTCTGGGGAGCAGTCAGGCCCCGAGGCCCCAGGGAGCAGCAATAACCCTCCGAGGACTGGAGAGGGCCCAGTGGGGGCACCCCCTGCATCCCCTGGGCCGGCCTCTTCTCGCCAGTCCCACCGACATCGTCCTGACTCCCGGCATGACGCTGCTCAGAGGATGTACGGGCCCCTGCTCAATCGAGTCTTCGGGAAG GACCGCGAGCTGGGCCCCGAGGAGCTAGACG AACTTCAGGCCGCCTTTGAGGAGTTTGACACTGACCGTGACGGCTACATCAGCCACCGGGAACTGGGTGACTGCATGCGGACCCTGGGCTACATGCCCACCGAGATGGAGCTCCTGGAGGTCTCGCAGCACATCAAGATGCGCA TGGGTGGCCGTGTGGACTTTGAGGAGTTTGTAGAACTGATAGGCCCAAAGCTGAGGGAGGAGACGGCGCATATGCTGGGGGTGCGAGAGCTGCGCATCGCCTTCCGAGAG TTTGACAGGGACAGGGATGGACGAATTACGGTAGCGGAGCTGCGGGAGGCTGTACCGGCTCTGCTCGGGGAGCCGCTGGCGGGTCCTGAGCTGGACGAGATGCTCCGAGAAGTGGACCTCAATGGGGATGGCACCGTAGACTTTGATGGTGAGTCTCCTTCCCAGAAAACCCTCCCGTCCTTCCAGGGCCCAGGCTGA
- the GPR152 gene encoding probable G-protein coupled receptor 152 produces MHTTMEANLGATGHGPRTELDDEDSYPQGGWDTVFLVALLLLGLPANGLMAWLAGSQARHGAGTRLALLLLSLALSDFLFLAAAAFQILEIQHGGHWPLGTAACRFYYFLWGVSYSSGLFLLAALSLDRCLLALCPHWYPGHRPARLPLWVCAGVWVLATLFSVPWLVFPEAAVWWYDLVICLDFWDSEELSLRMLEVLGGFLPFLLLLVCHVLTQATACRTCRRQQQPAACQGFARVARTILSAYVVLRLPYQLAQLLYLAFLWDIYSGYLLWEALVYSDYLILLNSCLSPFLCLMASADLRTLLRSVLSSFAAALCEERPGSFTPAEPQTQLDSQGPTLPEPMAEAQPQMDPVAQPQVNPILQPRSDPTAQPQLNPMAQPQSDSVAQPQLNPVAQPQLNPMAQPQSDSVAQPQLNLTAQPQSDTKVQTPEAAASVPSPCDEASPAPSSHPTPGAPEDPATPPVSEGESPSGTPPETAQGAGPT; encoded by the coding sequence ATGCACACTACTATGGAAGCCAACCTGGGTGCCACCGGCCACGGGCCCCGCACGGAGCTTGATGATGAAGACTCCTACCCCCAGGGTGGCTGGGACACGGTCTTCCTGGTGGCCCTGCTGCTCCTTGGGCTGCCAGCCAATGGGCTGATGGCGTGGCTGGCTGGCTCCCAGGCCCGGCATGGAGCGGGCACGCGTCTGGCGCTGCTCCTGCTCAGTCTGGCCCTCTCTGACTTCTTGTTCCTGGCAGCAGCGGCCTTCCAGATCCTGGAGATCCAGCATGGGGGGCACTGGCCACTGGGGACAGCCGCCTGCCGCTTCTACTACTTCCTGTGGGGCGTGTCCTACTCCTCCGGCCTCTTCCTGCTGGCTGCCCTCAGCCTGGACCGCTGCCTGCTGGCGCTGTGCCCACATTGGTACCCTGGGCACCGCCCAGCCCGCCTGCCCCTCTGGGTCTGCGCCGGGGTCTGGGTGCTGGCCACACTCTTCAGCGTGCCCTGGCTGGTCTTCCCTGAGGCCGCCGTCTGGTGGTACGACCTGGTCATCTGCCTGGACTTCTGGGACAGCGAGGAGCTGTCGCTGCGGATGCTGGAGGTCCTGGGGGGCTTCCTGCCTTTCCTCCTGCTGCTCGTCTGCCATGTGCTCACCCAGGCCACAGCCTGTCGCACCTGCCGCCGCCAACAACAGCCCGCAGCCTGCCAGGGCTTCGCCCGTGTGGCCAGGACCATTCTGTCGGCCTACGTGGTCCTGAGGCTGCCCTACCAGCTGGCCCAGCTGCTCTACCTGGCCTTCCTGTGGGACATATACTCCGGCTACCTGCTCTGGGAAGCCCTGGTCTACTCCGACTACCTGATCCTGCTCAACAGCTGCCTCAGCCCCTTCCTCTGCCTCATGGCCAGTGCCGACCTCCGGACCCTGCTGCGTTCTGTGCTTTCGTCCTTCGCGGCAGCTCTCTGCGAGGAGCGGCCGGGCAGCTTCACGCCAGCTGAGCCACAGACCCAGCTGGATTCTCAGGGTCCAACTCTGCCAGAGCCGATGGCAGAGGCCCAACCACAGATGGATCCTGTGGCCCAGCCTCAGGTGAACCCCATACTCCAGCCACGATCAGATCCCACAGCCCAGCCACAGCTGAACCCCATGGCCCAGCCACAGTCTGATTCTGTGGCCCAGCCACAGCTGAACCCCGTGGCCCAGCCACAGCTGAACCCCATGGCCCAGCCACAGTCTGATTCTGTGGCCCAGCCACAGCTGAACCTCACGGCCCAGCCACAGTCAGACACTAAGGTCCAGACCCCTGAAGCCGCTGCCAGTGTGCCCAGTCCCTGTGatgaagcctccccagccccaTCCTCACATCCCACCCCAGGGGCCCCTGAGGACCCAGCCACACCTCCTGTCTCTGAAGGAGAAAGCCCCAGTGGCACCCCGCCAGAGACGGCCCAGGGTGCAGGCCCCACGTGA
- the CORO1B gene encoding coronin-1B, with protein sequence MSFRKVVRQSKFRHVFGQPVKNDQCYEDIRVSRVTWDSTFCAVNPKFLAVIVEASGGGAFLVLPLSKTGRIDKAYPTVCGHTGPVLDIDWCPHNDEVIASGSEDCTVMVWQIPENGLTSPLTEPVVVLEGHTKRVGIIAWHPTARNVLLSAGCDNVVLIWNVGTAEELFRLDSLHPDLIYNVSWNRNGSLFCSACKDKSVRVIDPRRGTLMAEREKAHEGARPMRAIFLADGKVFTTGFSRMSERQLALWDPENLEEPMALQELDSSNGALLPFYDPDTSVVYVCGKGDSSIRYFEITEEPPYIHFLNTFTSKEPQRGMGSMPKRGLEVSKCEIARFYKLHERKCEPIVMTVPRKSDLFQDDLYPDTAGPEAALEAEEWVSGRDADPILISLREAYVPSKQRDLKISRRNVLSDSRPAAALGSSRLGAPAATTTAADATPSGSLTRAGEAGKLEEVMQELRALRALVKEQGERICRLEEQLGRMENGDA encoded by the exons ATGTCCTTCCGCAAAGTGGTCCGGCAGAGCAAATTCCGGCATGTGTTCGGGCAGCCGGTCAAGAACGACCAGTGCTATGAGGACATTCGCGTGTCCCGTGTTACCTGGGACAGCACCTTCTGCGCTGTCAACCCCAAGTTCCTGGCAGTGATTGTGGAGGCCAGTGGCGGGGGTGCCTTTCTGGTGCTCCCCCTAAGCAAG ACGGGCCGCATTGACAAGGCCTACCCGACGGTGTGTGGGCACACGGGACCTGTCCTGGACATCGACTGGTGTCCCCACAATGACGAAGTCATAGCCAGCGGCTCGGAGGACTGCACGGTCATG GTGTGGCAGATCCCAGAGAATGGGCTGACCTCCCCACTGACAGAGCCGGTGGTGGTACTGGAGGGGCACACCAAGCGAGTGGGCATCATCGCCTGGCACCCCACGGCCCGAAACGTGCTGCTTAGTGCAG GCTGTGACAACGTGGTACTCATCTGGAACGTGGGCACAGCAGAGGAGCTGTTCCGCCTGGACAGCCTGCACCCTGACCTCATCTACAACGTCAGCTGGAACCGCAACGGCAGCCTGTTTTGCTCAGCGTGCAAGGACAAGAGCGTGCGCGTCATCGACCCCCGTCGGGGCACCCTGATGGCA GAGCGGGAGAAGGCTCATGAGGGGGCCCGGCCCATGCGAGCCATCTTCCTGGCAGATGGCAAGGTGTTCACCACGGGCTTCAGCCGAATGAGTGAGCGGCAGCTGGCACTCTGGGACCCA GAAAACCTCGAGGAACCCATGGCCCTGCAGGAACTGGACTCGAGCAACGGGGCCCTGCTGCCCTTCTACGACCCCGACACCAGTGTGGTCTACGTCTGCGGCAAg GGTGACTCCAGCATCCGGTACTTTGAGATCACAGAGGAGCCCCCCTACATCCACTTCCTGAACACATTCACCAGCAAGGAGCCCCAGCGGGGCATGGGCAGCATGCCCAAGCGGGGCCTGGAGGTCAGCAAGTGCGAGATTGCCCG GTTCTACAAACTTCACGAGCGCAAGTGTGAGCCCATCGTCATGACTGTGCCAAGAAAG TCGGACCTCTTCCAGGATGATCTGTACCCCGACACAGCCGGGCCCGAGGcagccctggaggctgaggagtgggTGAGCGGGCGGGACGCTGACCCGATCCTCATCTCGCTGCGGGAGGCCTACGTGCCCAGCAAGCAGCGGGACCTGAAGATTAGCCGGCGCAACGTGTTGTCTGACAGCCGGCCCGCCGCGGCCCTGGGCTCCTCCCGCCTGGGGGCCCCTGCAGCCACCACCACTGCTGCTGATGCCACTCCCAGCGGCAGCCTGACCAGAGCTGGG GAGGCTGGGAAGCTGGAGGAGGTGATGCAGGAGCTGCGGGCCCTGAGAGCGCTGGTCAAGGAGCAGGGGGAGCGCATCTGCCGCCTGGAGGAGCAGTTGGGCCGCATGGAGAACGGGGATGCGTAG
- the PTPRCAP gene encoding protein tyrosine phosphatase receptor type C-associated protein isoform X1, producing MQGCIQLQVGAASPLEDRPCSPASSRKAGEGLVWTRGPAAGRGRWGMWAGSGSPGHPSLQTSTELTSRSTQPELEVGARRGGACGPMALPCTLGLGMLLALPGALGSGGSAEDSVGSSSVTVVLLLLLLLLLVTGLALAWRRLSRDSGGYYHPARLGAALWGRTQRLLWASPPGRWLQARAELGSPDNDLERQEDEQDADYDHVTDGGLQADPGEGEQLCGEASSPEQVPVRAEEARDSDTEGDLVLGSPGPASAGGSAEALLSDLHAFAGSAAWDDSARAAGGQGLHVTAL from the exons ATGCAAGGCTGCATCCAGCTTCAAGTTGGTGCTGCTTCTCCCTTGGAGGACAGGCCCTGCAGCccagcctcctccaggaaggccgGGGAGGGTCTGGTGTGGACCAGGGGTCCTGCAGCAGGGAGGGGCAGATGGGGTATGTGGGCAGGAAGCGGAAGCCCGGGCCACCCTTCACTGCAGACGAGCACTGAGCTCACTTCTCGCTCAACACAGCCAGAGCTGGAGGTGGGTGCCCGGCGCGGAGGGGCCTGTGGACCAATG GCTCTGCCCTGCACCCTAGGGCTCGGGATGCTGCTGGCCCTGCCAGGGGCCTTGGGCTCAGGTGGCAGCGCGGAGGACAGCGTGGGCTCCAGCTCTGTCACCGttgtcctgctgctgctgctgctcttgctgCTGGTCACCGGCCTGGCACTGGCCTGGCGCCGCCTCAGCCGTGACTCGGGGGGCTACTACCACCCGGCCCGCCTGGGTGCCGCGCTGTGGGGCCGCACACAGCGCTTGCTCTGGGCCAGCCCCCCGGGCCGCTGGCTGCAGGCCCGAGCTGAGCTGGGGTCCCCAGACAATGATCTTGAGCGCCAGGAGGATGAGCAGGACGCAGACTATGACCACGTCACGGATGGTGGCCTGCAGGCTGACCCCGGGGAAGGCGAGCAGCTATGTGGAGAGGCGTCCAGCCCAGAGCAGGTCCCCGTGCGGGCTGAGGAAGCCAGAGACAGTGACACGGAGGGCGACCTGGTCCTTGGCTCCCCAGGACCAGCAAGCGCAGGGGGCAGTGCTGAGGCCCTGCTGAGTGACCTGCACGCCTTTGCTGGCAGCGCGGCCTGGGACGACAGCGCCAGGGCAGCTGGGGGCCAGGGCCTCCATGTCACCGCACTGTAG
- the PTPRCAP gene encoding protein tyrosine phosphatase receptor type C-associated protein isoform X2 — protein MLLALPGALGSGGSAEDSVGSSSVTVVLLLLLLLLLVTGLALAWRRLSRDSGGYYHPARLGAALWGRTQRLLWASPPGRWLQARAELGSPDNDLERQEDEQDADYDHVTDGGLQADPGEGEQLCGEASSPEQVPVRAEEARDSDTEGDLVLGSPGPASAGGSAEALLSDLHAFAGSAAWDDSARAAGGQGLHVTAL, from the coding sequence ATGCTGCTGGCCCTGCCAGGGGCCTTGGGCTCAGGTGGCAGCGCGGAGGACAGCGTGGGCTCCAGCTCTGTCACCGttgtcctgctgctgctgctgctcttgctgCTGGTCACCGGCCTGGCACTGGCCTGGCGCCGCCTCAGCCGTGACTCGGGGGGCTACTACCACCCGGCCCGCCTGGGTGCCGCGCTGTGGGGCCGCACACAGCGCTTGCTCTGGGCCAGCCCCCCGGGCCGCTGGCTGCAGGCCCGAGCTGAGCTGGGGTCCCCAGACAATGATCTTGAGCGCCAGGAGGATGAGCAGGACGCAGACTATGACCACGTCACGGATGGTGGCCTGCAGGCTGACCCCGGGGAAGGCGAGCAGCTATGTGGAGAGGCGTCCAGCCCAGAGCAGGTCCCCGTGCGGGCTGAGGAAGCCAGAGACAGTGACACGGAGGGCGACCTGGTCCTTGGCTCCCCAGGACCAGCAAGCGCAGGGGGCAGTGCTGAGGCCCTGCTGAGTGACCTGCACGCCTTTGCTGGCAGCGCGGCCTGGGACGACAGCGCCAGGGCAGCTGGGGGCCAGGGCCTCCATGTCACCGCACTGTAG
- the RPS6KB2 gene encoding ribosomal protein S6 kinase beta-2 isoform X2, whose amino-acid sequence MAAVFDLDLETEEGSEGEGEGEPELSSADVCPFAELRAAGLEPVGHYEEVELTETSVNLCPERIGPHCFELLRVLGKGGYGKVFQVRKVQGTNLGKIYAMKVLRKAKIVRNAKDTAHTRAERNILESVKHPFIVELAYAFQTGGKLYLILECLSGGELFTHLEREGIFLEDTACFYLAEITLALGHLHSQGIIYRDLKPENIMLSSQGHIKLTDFGLCKESIHEGAVTHTFCGTIEYMAPEILVRSGHNRAVDWWSLGALMYDMLTGSPPFTAENRKKTMDKIIKGKLALPPYLTPDARDLVKKRHPFFRHVNWDDLLARRVDPPFRPCLQSEEDVSQFDTRFTRQTPVDSPDDTALSESANQAFLGFTYVAPSVLDSIKEGFSFQPKLRSPRRLNSSPRAPISPLKFSPFEGFRPSPSLPEPMEPPLPPLLPPPPPLPPSITAPLPIRPPSGTKKSKRGRGRPGR is encoded by the exons GCCTGTGGGACACTATGAAGAGGTGGAGCTGACTGAGACCAGCGTGAACCTCTGCCCAGAGCGCATCGGGCCCCACTGCTTTGAGCTGCTGCGTGTGCTGGGCAAGGGGGGCTATGGCAAG GTGTTCCAGGTGCGAAAGGTGCAAGGCACCAACTTGGGCAAAATATATGCCATGAAAGTCCTAAGGAAG GCCAAAATTGTGCGCAACGCCAAGGACACAGCACACACACGGGCTGAGCGGAACATTCTGGAGTCTGTGAAGCACCCCTTTATTGTGGAACTGGCCTATGCCTTCCAGACTGGTGGCAAACTCTACCTCATCCTTGAGTGCCTCAGTG GTGGCGAGCTCTTCACGCATCTGGAGCGAGAGGGCATCTTCCTGGAAGATACAGCCTG CTTCTACCTGGCCGAGATCACGCTGGCCTTGGGCCATCTCCACTCCCAGGGCATCATCTACCGGGACCTCAAGCCCGAGAACATCATGCTCAGCAGCCAGG GCCACATCAAACTGACTGACTTTGGACTCTGCAAGGAGTCGATCCATGAGGGCGCTGTCACTCACACCTTCTGCGGCACCATTGAGTACAT GGCCCCTGAGATTCTGGTGCGCAGTGGCCACAACCGGGCTGTGGACTGGTGGAGCCTGGGGGCCCTGATGTACGACATGCTCACTGGATCG cccccctTCACTGCAGAGAACCGGAAGAAAACCATGGATAAGATCATCAAGGGCAAGCTGGCGCTGCCCCCCTACCTCACCCCAGATGCCCGGGACCTTGTCAAAAAG AGGCATCCCTTTTTCCGGCACGTGAATTGGGACGACCTTCTGGCCCGGCGTGTGGACCCCCCTTTCAGGCCCTGTCTG CAGTCGGAGGAGGACGTGAGCCAGTTTGATACCCGCTTCACACGGCAGACGCCGGTGGACAGTCCCGATGACACGGCCCTCAGTGAGAGTGCCAACCAGGCCTTCCTG GGCTTCACGTACGTGGCGCCGTCTGTCCTGGACAGCATCAAGGAGGGCTTCTCCTTCCAGCCCAAGCTGCGCTCACCTAGGCGCCTCAACAGTAGCCCCCGGGCCCCCATCAG CCCCCTCAAGTTCTCCCCCTTTGAGGGGTTTCggcccagccccagcctgccGGAGCCCATGGAGCCACCTCTACCTCCACTCctgccaccgccgccgccactgCCACCCTCAATCACCGCCCCTCTCCCCATCCGTCCCCCCTCAGGGACCAAGAAGTCCAAGAGGGGCCGTGGGCGTCCAGGACGCTAG
- the RPS6KB2 gene encoding ribosomal protein S6 kinase beta-2 isoform X1: protein MAAVFDLDLETEEGSEGEGEGEPELSSADVCPFAELRAAGLEPVGHYEEVELTETSVNLCPERIGPHCFELLRVLGKGGYGKVFQVRKVQGTNLGKIYAMKVLRKAKIVRNAKDTAHTRAERNILESVKHPFIVELAYAFQTGGKLYLILECLSGGELFTHLEREGIFLEDTACFYLAEITLALGHLHSQGIIYRDLKPENIMLSSQGHIKLTDFGLCKESIHEGAVTHTFCGTIEYMAPEILVRSGHNRAVDWWSLGALMYDMLTGSPPFTAENRKKTMDKIIKGKLALPPYLTPDARDLVKKFLKRNPSQRIGGGPGDAADVQRHPFFRHVNWDDLLARRVDPPFRPCLQSEEDVSQFDTRFTRQTPVDSPDDTALSESANQAFLGFTYVAPSVLDSIKEGFSFQPKLRSPRRLNSSPRAPISPLKFSPFEGFRPSPSLPEPMEPPLPPLLPPPPPLPPSITAPLPIRPPSGTKKSKRGRGRPGR from the exons GCCTGTGGGACACTATGAAGAGGTGGAGCTGACTGAGACCAGCGTGAACCTCTGCCCAGAGCGCATCGGGCCCCACTGCTTTGAGCTGCTGCGTGTGCTGGGCAAGGGGGGCTATGGCAAG GTGTTCCAGGTGCGAAAGGTGCAAGGCACCAACTTGGGCAAAATATATGCCATGAAAGTCCTAAGGAAG GCCAAAATTGTGCGCAACGCCAAGGACACAGCACACACACGGGCTGAGCGGAACATTCTGGAGTCTGTGAAGCACCCCTTTATTGTGGAACTGGCCTATGCCTTCCAGACTGGTGGCAAACTCTACCTCATCCTTGAGTGCCTCAGTG GTGGCGAGCTCTTCACGCATCTGGAGCGAGAGGGCATCTTCCTGGAAGATACAGCCTG CTTCTACCTGGCCGAGATCACGCTGGCCTTGGGCCATCTCCACTCCCAGGGCATCATCTACCGGGACCTCAAGCCCGAGAACATCATGCTCAGCAGCCAGG GCCACATCAAACTGACTGACTTTGGACTCTGCAAGGAGTCGATCCATGAGGGCGCTGTCACTCACACCTTCTGCGGCACCATTGAGTACAT GGCCCCTGAGATTCTGGTGCGCAGTGGCCACAACCGGGCTGTGGACTGGTGGAGCCTGGGGGCCCTGATGTACGACATGCTCACTGGATCG cccccctTCACTGCAGAGAACCGGAAGAAAACCATGGATAAGATCATCAAGGGCAAGCTGGCGCTGCCCCCCTACCTCACCCCAGATGCCCGGGACCTTGTCAAAAAG TTTCTGAAACGGAATCCCAGCCAGAGGATTGGGGGTGGTCCAGGGGATGCTGCTGATGTGCAG AGGCATCCCTTTTTCCGGCACGTGAATTGGGACGACCTTCTGGCCCGGCGTGTGGACCCCCCTTTCAGGCCCTGTCTG CAGTCGGAGGAGGACGTGAGCCAGTTTGATACCCGCTTCACACGGCAGACGCCGGTGGACAGTCCCGATGACACGGCCCTCAGTGAGAGTGCCAACCAGGCCTTCCTG GGCTTCACGTACGTGGCGCCGTCTGTCCTGGACAGCATCAAGGAGGGCTTCTCCTTCCAGCCCAAGCTGCGCTCACCTAGGCGCCTCAACAGTAGCCCCCGGGCCCCCATCAG CCCCCTCAAGTTCTCCCCCTTTGAGGGGTTTCggcccagccccagcctgccGGAGCCCATGGAGCCACCTCTACCTCCACTCctgccaccgccgccgccactgCCACCCTCAATCACCGCCCCTCTCCCCATCCGTCCCCCCTCAGGGACCAAGAAGTCCAAGAGGGGCCGTGGGCGTCCAGGACGCTAG